In a genomic window of Halalkalicoccus sp. CG83:
- the infB gene encoding translation initiation factor IF-2: MSNTDTTQDPSSTSLRTPIVAVLGHVDHGKTSLLDKIRGSAVIEGEAGAITQHIGATAVPLDTVSRVAGELVDPTDFDLPGLLFIDTPGHHSFTTLRSRGGALADIAILVVDVTDGFQPQTVEAINILERSSTPFVVAANKIDTIPGWNPRENSPIQDTYDAQSDRARSRLDERLYELIGELSDEGFSADLYWRVQDFQKNVGVVPVSAMTGEGVPDLLTVLMGLSQRYMKEAMEIDVSGPGAGTVLEVKDEKGFGATVDVVLYDGTVREDETIVVGGTHDPIVTDVRALLQPRPLAEIRAESRFDRVDEVGAAAGLKIAAPDLEDAMAGAPVRVVRNREIDDVIREVEAELAEVEVSTEEEGVVVKADTLGSLEAMANALAEAEIPIVRAEVGDIAPRDVSVASTADDPIHQTILGFNVDVLADASRRAEESDVRIFRDDVIYQLVEEYDEFVEDSQRAQQETILDNISRPGRFQLLMDHTFRQNDPAVVGVEVLGGTVRNNAQVAKFEGNEPVRVGRIKGIQEQGEDVSEARQGKRVSVAIDGPTVGRQIEEGDELWIELPEKHAKILEQELAEDIPADEREILQIYLDKQRRRDPFWGK; encoded by the coding sequence ATGTCGAACACAGATACAACACAGGACCCCTCGTCGACGAGCCTCAGAACGCCGATCGTCGCCGTGTTGGGCCACGTCGACCACGGGAAGACCAGCCTACTGGACAAGATCCGCGGCTCCGCGGTCATCGAGGGCGAGGCGGGGGCGATCACCCAGCACATCGGCGCGACCGCGGTCCCGCTCGACACCGTCTCGCGGGTCGCCGGCGAGCTGGTCGACCCGACCGACTTCGACCTCCCCGGCCTGCTGTTCATCGACACGCCGGGACACCACTCCTTTACCACCCTTCGCTCGCGCGGCGGCGCGCTCGCCGACATCGCCATCCTCGTCGTCGACGTCACCGACGGCTTCCAGCCCCAAACGGTCGAGGCGATCAACATCCTCGAGCGCTCCTCGACGCCGTTCGTCGTCGCCGCCAACAAGATCGACACCATCCCGGGATGGAACCCCCGGGAGAACTCGCCCATCCAGGACACCTACGACGCCCAGAGCGACCGCGCACGGTCGAGGCTCGACGAGCGTCTCTACGAGCTCATCGGCGAGCTCTCCGACGAGGGGTTCTCGGCCGACCTCTACTGGCGCGTCCAGGACTTCCAGAAGAACGTCGGCGTCGTCCCCGTGAGCGCGATGACCGGCGAGGGCGTGCCGGACCTCCTCACGGTCCTGATGGGCCTCTCCCAGCGCTACATGAAGGAGGCGATGGAGATCGACGTCTCCGGGCCCGGCGCGGGCACCGTCCTCGAGGTGAAAGACGAGAAGGGGTTCGGCGCGACCGTCGACGTCGTGCTCTACGACGGCACCGTCCGGGAGGACGAGACCATCGTCGTCGGGGGAACCCATGACCCGATCGTCACCGACGTGCGCGCGCTGCTCCAGCCCCGCCCGCTCGCCGAGATTCGAGCGGAAAGCCGGTTCGACCGGGTCGACGAGGTCGGCGCGGCGGCGGGGCTGAAGATCGCCGCACCCGACCTCGAGGACGCGATGGCGGGCGCACCCGTCCGCGTCGTGAGAAACCGCGAGATCGACGACGTGATCCGCGAGGTCGAGGCCGAGCTCGCCGAGGTCGAGGTGAGCACCGAGGAGGAGGGCGTCGTCGTCAAGGCCGACACGCTGGGCAGCCTGGAGGCGATGGCGAACGCGCTGGCGGAGGCCGAGATCCCGATCGTTCGCGCGGAGGTCGGCGACATCGCCCCTCGTGACGTCTCGGTCGCCAGCACCGCCGACGATCCCATTCATCAGACGATCCTGGGGTTCAACGTCGACGTGCTCGCCGACGCCAGTCGACGGGCCGAGGAGAGCGACGTCCGGATCTTCCGCGACGACGTGATCTACCAGCTCGTCGAGGAGTACGACGAGTTCGTCGAGGACTCACAGCGCGCCCAACAGGAGACGATCCTGGACAACATCTCCCGACCGGGACGCTTCCAGCTGCTGATGGACCACACCTTCCGCCAGAACGACCCCGCGGTCGTCGGCGTCGAGGTGCTCGGCGGCACGGTCAGGAACAACGCCCAGGTAGCGAAGTTCGAGGGCAACGAGCCGGTCCGGGTCGGCCGGATCAAGGGGATCCAGGAGCAGGGCGAGGACGTCTCCGAGGCCCGCCAGGGAAAGCGGGTGAGCGTCGCCATCGACGGACCGACCGTCGGCCGCCAGATCGAGGAGGGCGACGAGCTCTGGATCGAGCTCCCCGAGAAGCACGCGAAGATCCTCGAACAGGAACTCGCTGAGGACATCCCGGCCGACGAACGGGAGATCCTCCAGATCTACCTCGACAAGCAGCGCCGCCGGGACCCGTTCTGGGGGAAGTAG
- a CDS encoding DUF5811 family protein produces the protein MNGNTPYAGLPGTTDAGQRALDDVPELTTDQRRTLRGDLAEITRRVRTYLPDEYVVGAEVSQGSGGPEATVAVQPPAGHPISAGFQPDLEGEEYITEEDCEEVARGLAASAALQVKQAVPDDVTPTAR, from the coding sequence ATGAACGGAAACACGCCGTACGCCGGCCTCCCCGGAACGACCGACGCCGGACAGCGGGCACTCGACGACGTCCCCGAGCTCACGACGGACCAGCGTCGGACGCTACGGGGCGACCTCGCCGAGATCACTCGGCGCGTGCGGACCTACCTCCCTGACGAGTACGTCGTCGGCGCGGAGGTCAGCCAGGGTTCGGGCGGTCCCGAGGCGACCGTGGCCGTCCAGCCGCCGGCGGGCCACCCGATCAGCGCCGGCTTCCAGCCCGATCTCGAGGGCGAGGAGTACATCACCGAGGAGGACTGTGAGGAGGTCGCCCGCGGGCTGGCGGCGAGCGCCGCCCTCCAGGTGAAGCAGGCCGTCCCGGACGACGTCACGCCGACGGCACGCTGA
- the pan2 gene encoding proteasome-activating nucleotidase Pan2, producing MAHSPSVPDRPHLELDPEMSDGERLAALRDHFVDVVKINDQLEERVDDASERRETLHERVDELERENTALKTAALYIATVEELTDDGAIIKQHGTNQEVLTELDPALEEKLEAGDRVAVNDSFGVETPLDVETDARAQAMQVDQSPDVRYADIGGIDEQIREVREAVEDPIVDADQFDEVGIEPPGGVLLHGPPGTGKTMLAKAVANETDATFIKMAGSELVQKFIGEGARLVRDLFELASEHEPAIIFIDEIDAIASKRTESKTSGDAEVQRTMMQLLSELDGFEDRGEIRIIAATNRFDMLDRALLRPGRFDRLIEVPEPDEEGRERILEIHTADMNLADEVDFESLAADTGGFTGAELASLCTEAGMFAVRDDRTEVRTEDFEEALEKIAESAGDADAPNFYVY from the coding sequence ATGGCCCACAGCCCTTCCGTTCCCGATCGACCACATCTCGAACTCGACCCCGAGATGTCCGACGGCGAGCGTCTCGCCGCCCTCCGCGACCACTTCGTCGACGTCGTGAAGATCAACGACCAGCTTGAGGAGCGCGTCGACGACGCGAGCGAGCGACGCGAGACGCTTCACGAGCGCGTCGACGAGCTCGAACGCGAGAACACCGCGCTCAAGACCGCCGCGCTCTACATCGCCACCGTCGAGGAGCTCACCGACGACGGCGCGATCATCAAACAGCACGGCACCAACCAGGAGGTGCTCACCGAACTCGACCCCGCGCTCGAGGAGAAGCTCGAGGCGGGCGACCGCGTCGCGGTTAACGACTCCTTCGGCGTCGAGACGCCGCTGGACGTCGAGACCGACGCTCGAGCGCAGGCGATGCAGGTCGATCAGAGTCCGGACGTGCGTTACGCCGACATCGGCGGCATCGACGAGCAGATCCGCGAGGTCCGCGAGGCCGTCGAGGACCCGATCGTCGACGCCGACCAGTTCGACGAGGTCGGGATCGAGCCACCGGGCGGCGTCCTGTTGCACGGCCCGCCGGGTACCGGCAAGACGATGCTCGCGAAGGCCGTCGCCAACGAGACCGACGCCACCTTCATCAAGATGGCCGGCTCCGAGCTCGTCCAGAAGTTCATCGGCGAGGGGGCGCGGCTGGTTCGGGACCTCTTCGAACTCGCCTCCGAGCACGAACCCGCGATCATCTTCATCGACGAGATCGACGCGATCGCCTCGAAGCGAACGGAGTCGAAGACCTCGGGCGACGCCGAGGTCCAGCGCACCATGATGCAGCTGCTCAGCGAACTCGACGGCTTCGAGGACCGCGGCGAGATCCGCATCATCGCCGCCACCAACCGCTTCGACATGCTCGACCGGGCGCTGCTGCGACCCGGCCGGTTCGACCGACTCATCGAGGTTCCCGAACCCGACGAGGAGGGCCGCGAACGGATCCTCGAGATCCACACCGCCGACATGAACCTCGCGGACGAGGTCGACTTCGAGTCGCTCGCGGCCGACACCGGCGGGTTCACCGGCGCGGAGCTCGCGAGCCTCTGTACCGAGGCGGGGATGTTCGCGGTCCGTGACGACCGCACCGAGGTCCGGACCGAGGACTTCGAGGAGGCACTCGAGAAGATCGCGGAGAGCGCCGGCGACGCCGACGCACCGAACTTCTACGTCTACTGA
- a CDS encoding DUF2061 domain-containing protein has translation MVRDVLSGPALQARRRAIVKTLCYRLFMLLITVIVAWTIVGDAGDALNIGIATNLTKTGTYYVYERAWDHITWGVSNPA, from the coding sequence ATGGTACGGGACGTTCTCTCCGGCCCCGCGCTTCAGGCCCGAAGACGGGCCATCGTCAAGACGCTCTGCTATCGTCTGTTCATGCTGCTGATCACCGTCATCGTCGCGTGGACGATCGTCGGTGACGCAGGCGACGCGCTGAACATCGGAATCGCGACGAACCTGACGAAGACCGGGACGTACTACGTCTACGAACGGGCGTGGGACCACATCACGTGGGGCGTCTCGAACCCCGCTTGA
- a CDS encoding pyruvoyl-dependent arginine decarboxylase, whose translation MQIRIVHGAASAPTEMSSYDAALADANVHDYNLVSVSSVVPADASVEVVDTAPDLGPVGYGLTVVQARATSADDPVSAALAWVRSEEGPGLFYEAAGAESPERARERAERGLEAGKELREWTFGETESVVREATPREDEFATAVALAVYGRGRPLW comes from the coding sequence ATGCAGATTCGGATCGTCCACGGAGCCGCGAGCGCTCCCACCGAGATGTCCTCCTACGACGCCGCGCTCGCGGACGCGAACGTCCACGACTACAACCTCGTCTCCGTCTCCTCGGTGGTCCCCGCCGACGCGAGCGTCGAGGTCGTCGACACCGCACCCGACCTCGGCCCCGTCGGCTACGGGCTGACGGTCGTCCAGGCACGTGCGACGAGCGCCGACGATCCGGTGAGCGCGGCGCTCGCGTGGGTCAGAAGCGAGGAGGGACCGGGCCTGTTCTACGAGGCCGCCGGCGCGGAGTCGCCAGAGCGAGCGCGCGAGCGCGCTGAGCGGGGGCTCGAGGCGGGCAAGGAGCTCCGGGAGTGGACGTTCGGCGAGACCGAATCCGTCGTCCGGGAGGCGACGCCGAGGGAGGACGAGTTCGCGACGGCGGTCGCGCTCGCGGTCTACGGCCGTGGACGGCCGCTCTGGTAA